The Thalassoroseus pseudoceratinae genome has a segment encoding these proteins:
- the rplP gene encoding 50S ribosomal protein L16, whose translation MALMPKRVKHRKVQRGRIKGNATRGNTVAYGEWGLQSLEAGHIAANTIEACRIAATQYVRGEGKLYIRIFPDKPVTARPLETRMGKGKGEPDHWVAVIKPGTILFELTGVGHDAARDCFARVAYKLPLKVRLVARQQTV comes from the coding sequence ATGGCACTAATGCCCAAACGAGTCAAGCACCGCAAGGTTCAAAGAGGTCGCATAAAAGGTAACGCGACCCGTGGAAACACGGTGGCCTACGGTGAATGGGGCTTGCAGTCACTTGAAGCCGGCCACATCGCAGCGAACACGATTGAAGCTTGTCGTATTGCGGCAACTCAATATGTTCGTGGCGAAGGAAAACTTTACATCCGCATCTTCCCGGATAAGCCTGTAACGGCTCGACCACTGGAAACGCGGATGGGTAAAGGGAAGGGTGAGCCGGATCACTGGGTCGCGGTCATCAAGCCTGGAACAATCTTGTTCGAACTGACTGGCGTTGGCCACGATGCTGCACGAGATTGTTTTGCCCGAGTTGCCTACAAGTTGCCCTTGAAAGTGCGACTGGTTGCCCGTCAGCAGACGGTCTAG
- the rplV gene encoding 50S ribosomal protein L22: MAEFRATHRHARISATKVRPFADMIRGKSAEEAINVLHYIPNRGARFLEKVLKSAVANAEQKSTRGFSSLVVSECRVDGGPMYKRIRPRARGMAYLERHRFSHIHVTVEVPGS, from the coding sequence ATGGCGGAATTTCGAGCAACACATCGACACGCCCGGATCTCGGCAACCAAGGTGCGACCGTTCGCGGATATGATCCGCGGGAAGTCAGCCGAGGAAGCGATCAACGTCCTTCATTATATCCCGAACCGCGGAGCGCGGTTTCTGGAGAAGGTCCTGAAAAGTGCCGTGGCCAACGCCGAGCAAAAAAGCACTCGCGGCTTTTCCTCACTAGTTGTGAGCGAATGCCGCGTAGACGGCGGGCCAATGTACAAACGGATTCGACCACGAGCACGCGGTATGGCTTACCTCGAACGACATCGGTTCAGCCATATCCACGTCACTGTGGAAGTACCGGGCAGCTAA
- the rplB gene encoding 50S ribosomal protein L2, producing the protein MGIRVYKPTSAGRRNASVSDFAEITDRKKRPEKSLTVRYKKKGGRNNQGKITARHRGGGHKRQYRIIDFRRQKDGIPAKVAFIEYDPCRSARIALLHYVDGEKRYILAPKGLEVGTMIVSGEKVEPNLGNCMPLESIPPGTTIHNIEMQPGKGGQLCRAAGTSAVINAREGKWAQITLPSGEVRRLPAKCRATIGEIGNSEHSSIRLGKAGRKRWLGRRPHVRGTAMNPVAHPMGGGEGRNSGGRHPCSPTGKLAKGGQTRKRRKASSKAIIRRRKSRRYGVLKT; encoded by the coding sequence ATGGGAATTCGAGTTTACAAACCGACCAGTGCCGGCCGACGGAATGCGTCGGTCAGTGATTTCGCAGAGATTACCGATCGCAAAAAGCGACCGGAGAAATCGCTGACGGTCCGCTACAAGAAAAAGGGCGGACGAAACAACCAAGGCAAAATTACAGCTCGTCACCGTGGTGGCGGACATAAGCGGCAATACCGAATCATCGATTTTCGTCGACAGAAAGACGGCATTCCAGCCAAAGTCGCGTTCATCGAATACGATCCGTGTCGCTCCGCTCGTATTGCCTTGCTGCACTACGTCGACGGCGAAAAACGATACATCCTGGCTCCAAAGGGGCTGGAAGTCGGCACGATGATTGTCAGTGGCGAGAAAGTTGAGCCGAACCTCGGCAACTGCATGCCATTGGAATCCATCCCGCCGGGAACCACGATTCACAACATTGAGATGCAACCGGGCAAAGGCGGTCAACTCTGCCGAGCAGCCGGAACATCCGCGGTCATCAACGCCCGTGAAGGCAAGTGGGCTCAGATCACATTGCCTTCCGGTGAAGTTCGTCGACTGCCGGCCAAATGCCGAGCGACGATCGGTGAGATCGGTAACTCCGAACATTCCAGTATTCGTCTCGGTAAAGCGGGACGGAAACGATGGTTGGGTCGACGTCCGCATGTTCGCGGGACGGCGATGAACCCTGTCGCTCACCCGATGGGTGGTGGTGAGGGTCGAAACTCGGGCGGTCGCCATCCATGTAGCCCGACCGGGAAGTTGGCCAAAGGTGGTCAAACCCGGAAACGCCGCAAAGCTTCGTCGAAGGCTATTATCCGGCGGCGTAAGTCGCGTCGGTATGGTGTGCTGAAGACGTAG
- the rplD gene encoding 50S ribosomal protein L4, whose amino-acid sequence MISLPIVDMNGSNVGTYEFDEADLADSISKQLLHDAVVMYQRNRRQGTVQTKSRGMVKGSTKKLFRQKGTGRARAGNKRTPIRRGGGHAFGKKPIDYYYRLPRKALQKATRMALLSKFQDDEAVVLSELTLTEVKTKPVASLLKTLGLATDSTLLVVPEYNKTAYLSARNIENLQILPASDLNAYALLRQKRLLITKDAIDNFRNNTQAKQTAAAN is encoded by the coding sequence ATGATCTCTCTGCCCATCGTCGACATGAATGGCTCAAACGTCGGAACTTACGAGTTCGACGAAGCCGATCTCGCCGATTCGATTAGCAAACAGCTCCTTCACGACGCGGTGGTCATGTACCAACGAAATCGTCGTCAAGGAACCGTCCAGACAAAATCTCGCGGCATGGTGAAGGGGAGCACAAAAAAGCTCTTTCGCCAAAAGGGAACTGGCCGCGCACGTGCTGGTAACAAACGAACGCCGATTCGACGCGGTGGTGGTCACGCCTTCGGCAAGAAGCCAATTGATTATTACTACCGTCTCCCACGGAAAGCTCTGCAAAAGGCCACCCGAATGGCCTTGCTGAGCAAGTTTCAGGATGACGAAGCGGTTGTTTTGAGCGAACTGACATTGACAGAAGTCAAGACCAAGCCAGTGGCTTCGCTGCTCAAGACGCTTGGGTTGGCAACGGACTCCACGCTGCTGGTTGTTCCTGAGTACAACAAGACGGCATACTTGTCGGCTCGCAACATCGAGAACCTACAAATCCTGCCGGCATCTGACTTGAATGCATATGCATTGTTGCGACAAAAACGATTGTTGATCACAAAAGACGCGATCGACAACTTCCGCAACAACACGCAAGCGAAACAAACCGCAGCAGCCAACTAA
- the rplC gene encoding 50S ribosomal protein L3: protein MPVGLLGRKVGNTQVYNESGEIVPVTVIEAGPCVVLQIRTQDKDGYEAVQIGFDDAPLKKKGDQVVSPSRAARGHVRSDVKSKRQERRQQAGVEAAAKAETEVKRFVREFRTDGEDHSLEVGQTLTADFLADLKRVDVIGTSKGRGTAGVMKRHNFSGQRATHGVKRVHRHGGSIGMSADPSRVLKGTRMAGRYGNARVTVRNLQVVKVDAENNMILVKGAVPGPKGGYVVVRHTSKLKRPKKPV, encoded by the coding sequence ATGCCGGTAGGGCTCCTGGGCCGCAAGGTTGGCAACACACAAGTCTACAATGAATCCGGCGAAATCGTTCCGGTAACCGTGATCGAAGCCGGTCCGTGTGTGGTCCTTCAGATTCGCACCCAAGACAAAGATGGTTACGAAGCTGTTCAAATCGGCTTTGATGACGCACCGCTCAAAAAGAAAGGCGACCAAGTTGTCTCGCCTTCTCGGGCGGCACGTGGTCATGTTCGATCTGACGTCAAAAGCAAGCGTCAAGAGCGTCGGCAGCAAGCTGGCGTTGAAGCTGCGGCCAAAGCTGAGACGGAAGTGAAGCGGTTTGTCCGAGAGTTCCGGACTGATGGTGAAGACCACAGCTTGGAAGTCGGCCAAACCCTGACAGCGGACTTCTTGGCAGACCTTAAGCGAGTGGACGTCATCGGTACCTCGAAAGGTCGCGGGACGGCCGGGGTCATGAAGCGTCACAACTTCAGCGGCCAACGAGCAACGCACGGTGTCAAACGAGTCCACCGCCACGGTGGTTCGATTGGTATGAGTGCTGACCCATCTCGTGTTCTCAAGGGAACTCGAATGGCTGGGCGATATGGCAACGCACGGGTCACTGTGAGAAACCTGCAAGTTGTCAAAGTTGATGCCGAAAACAACATGATTCTCGTTAAAGGGGCAGTACCTGGCCCGAAAGGCGGATATGTTGTTGTCCGTCACACTTCGAAACTGAAGCGACCGAAGAAGCCTGTCTAA
- the rpsQ gene encoding 30S ribosomal protein S17: MKKKLQGTVRSAKNEKTLRVDVARLYRHKKYGKIVSARTVCYAHDENQEAQEGDVVEIIESRPRSKTKRWELVSVIRRGGVLVDPGAVAAPGEREEASAESAEQPASEET; this comes from the coding sequence ATGAAAAAGAAACTTCAAGGCACAGTTCGAAGCGCGAAGAACGAGAAAACGCTTCGTGTTGATGTCGCACGACTTTATCGTCACAAGAAGTACGGCAAGATCGTCAGCGCCCGCACGGTCTGTTATGCCCACGATGAGAATCAGGAAGCTCAGGAAGGCGACGTCGTCGAAATTATCGAATCTCGCCCTCGTTCCAAGACCAAACGTTGGGAGCTTGTTTCGGTCATTCGACGTGGCGGAGTCTTGGTTGATCCAGGTGCCGTCGCGGCCCCCGGCGAACGCGAAGAAGCGTCAGCCGAATCCGCCGAGCAACCCGCTTCCGAAGAAACATGA
- a CDS encoding MFS transporter — MWNQRQAQTGIILAGCLGMIYTQLTMSSATIEYARSLDANAFHIGLLGALPAATLFTQFLAAVVANHLRYRRRLWLSVAIVQRSLFIPLAIGTWLFPSALNATWLWLFIGLTAGNHLLLHFCTPLWLSWMGDYLPRERLNRIWGSRQFWMQWAGALALFVGAVHLANSGLETRYAFSIHLLVGAVFGIADLLMFLKVEEPPVTPIPIPRLRTVFSAPFQDRNFRSFIAFTSFWQIAANTGAPFISFFLLTRIGLSVQSVMLLWTCSWAGGAILCGKMGHLSESVGNRPLLVLCTAFKSLNMIALLFLPRDPDLAFWILVPVFVVDAIMNAGMAIANNGFLLKNSPPANRTMFIAAGTAIAGLAGGATALLTGSAIVSFSDVSIELNGRDFTAFHMAFLLSILLRLLAVPLVLRVREDESKKTREVVTQLVGMTPFRTLRFPVGLYRSFPPTRNRPTETETEEPAERPQTASKTC; from the coding sequence GTGTGGAATCAACGACAGGCGCAAACGGGCATCATCCTCGCCGGGTGTTTGGGGATGATCTACACTCAACTGACGATGTCCTCGGCGACAATCGAATACGCACGATCGCTTGACGCAAACGCATTTCACATCGGCCTGCTCGGGGCGTTACCGGCAGCAACACTCTTCACGCAGTTTTTAGCTGCGGTGGTCGCCAACCACTTGCGGTATCGGCGACGACTTTGGCTGTCGGTCGCGATCGTCCAACGCAGCCTCTTTATTCCATTGGCGATCGGAACTTGGCTGTTCCCATCTGCGTTGAATGCAACTTGGCTATGGTTGTTTATCGGACTGACCGCGGGAAACCATCTTCTACTCCACTTCTGCACGCCTTTATGGTTGTCCTGGATGGGCGACTACCTACCCCGCGAGCGACTCAACCGCATTTGGGGTTCTCGCCAATTCTGGATGCAATGGGCGGGAGCACTCGCGTTGTTCGTGGGAGCGGTCCATCTTGCCAACAGCGGCCTGGAAACACGCTACGCCTTTTCCATCCACCTGCTGGTTGGAGCGGTTTTCGGAATTGCGGACCTACTAATGTTCCTCAAAGTTGAAGAACCGCCCGTCACTCCGATCCCGATCCCACGATTGCGGACTGTGTTCTCAGCACCGTTCCAAGACCGCAATTTTCGGTCGTTCATCGCCTTCACCAGTTTCTGGCAGATCGCGGCCAACACGGGTGCCCCATTTATATCGTTCTTTCTGCTCACTCGAATCGGCCTGAGTGTGCAATCGGTCATGCTTCTTTGGACATGCTCTTGGGCCGGCGGAGCGATCCTTTGCGGCAAGATGGGGCATCTCAGCGAAAGCGTGGGCAACCGGCCGCTTCTCGTTCTCTGTACGGCTTTTAAGTCGCTGAACATGATCGCGTTGCTCTTTCTGCCGAGAGACCCGGACCTGGCATTCTGGATTCTTGTTCCTGTCTTCGTGGTCGATGCAATCATGAATGCGGGAATGGCCATCGCGAACAACGGCTTTCTGCTCAAGAACTCACCGCCGGCAAATCGAACCATGTTCATCGCTGCCGGAACCGCTATCGCCGGGTTGGCAGGCGGTGCGACTGCGTTGCTCACGGGATCTGCAATTGTCTCGTTTTCCGATGTGAGCATCGAACTCAACGGCCGCGACTTCACAGCGTTTCACATGGCATTCCTACTGAGTATTTTGCTCAGACTGCTCGCAGTTCCGCTGGTTCTGCGTGTTCGCGAGGACGAATCGAAAAAAACACGCGAGGTCGTCACACAATTGGTCGGGATGACACCGTTCCGAACACTACGATTCCCGGTCGGACTGTACCGCAGCTTCCCTCCCACACGAAATCGGCCGACCGAAACCGAGACGGAAGAACCGGCCGAGCGTCCCCAAACAGCCTCCAAAACTTGCTGA
- a CDS encoding DNA-directed RNA polymerase subunit alpha C-terminal domain-containing protein: MPVAEPMNIQELIQAPSGFGPAEIDLLEQAIAGPQSIEVRQQLGSLKGEIEESSSPSDTLLAKVGIISYILGDHPAADRYLSRVESDSLAVFYHAIALAAMERYQEAAERFDRAASLGQDRIECTMRKAGVIRQTGRVNEADDILKSVATEAAGRAEYSYQKGCVFSDRGDSFGAIEYFERAVDMQPHHSRALFRLAAENALRGNDDDAIRLYEQALSKPPYYLGALLNLGLLYEDNENYPAAAYCFRQILSVDPNHERAQLYLKDIEATSNMYYDEEQAREQARVEQLLNRPVTDFELSVRARNCLQNMNIYSLGDLTRINEGELLAGKNFGETSLHEIRDLMSQHGLMIGQNINKKKETPPPYAPTQSVNLSPQEQAVLGKPISELNLSVRARKCMSRLGITTIGELVHKTQDELLGTRNFGVTSLNEVRAKLSEMDLKLRND, translated from the coding sequence GTGCCTGTTGCAGAGCCAATGAACATTCAGGAGCTTATCCAAGCCCCATCCGGATTTGGGCCGGCGGAGATCGACTTACTTGAACAAGCAATTGCCGGCCCGCAATCGATCGAAGTCCGCCAGCAACTCGGGTCTCTGAAAGGTGAAATCGAAGAATCGAGCTCACCAAGCGACACACTACTCGCCAAAGTCGGGATCATTTCCTACATTTTGGGAGACCACCCGGCTGCCGACCGCTACCTGTCACGGGTTGAGAGCGACAGCTTGGCTGTGTTCTACCACGCAATCGCATTGGCCGCGATGGAGCGATACCAAGAAGCCGCCGAACGCTTTGACCGTGCCGCCAGCCTCGGGCAAGATCGAATCGAATGCACGATGCGAAAGGCTGGCGTGATCCGCCAAACCGGCCGCGTCAATGAAGCCGACGACATCCTCAAGAGCGTCGCCACCGAAGCGGCCGGTCGAGCCGAGTATTCCTACCAGAAGGGGTGTGTCTTCTCGGATCGTGGCGATTCATTCGGTGCCATCGAATACTTTGAACGTGCGGTCGACATGCAACCGCACCACTCCCGTGCACTCTTCCGACTGGCTGCTGAGAACGCACTGCGGGGCAACGACGACGACGCCATCCGCCTCTACGAACAAGCTCTCTCCAAGCCACCCTATTACCTCGGAGCACTGCTCAATCTGGGCCTGCTCTACGAAGACAACGAAAACTACCCAGCCGCGGCTTACTGCTTCCGACAAATCCTCTCGGTAGACCCAAACCACGAACGTGCGCAGCTCTACCTGAAGGACATCGAAGCCACCAGCAACATGTACTACGACGAGGAGCAAGCCCGAGAGCAAGCCCGCGTCGAGCAATTGCTCAACCGCCCGGTCACCGACTTCGAACTTTCGGTCCGAGCACGCAATTGCCTGCAAAACATGAATATTTACAGCCTCGGCGATCTCACCCGGATCAACGAAGGCGAACTGCTTGCCGGTAAAAACTTCGGGGAAACCAGTCTGCACGAAATCCGTGACCTCATGAGCCAACACGGACTCATGATCGGGCAGAACATCAACAAGAAGAAAGAAACCCCACCTCCGTACGCACCGACCCAATCCGTCAACCTGTCTCCACAGGAACAAGCGGTGCTCGGCAAGCCGATCTCGGAGCTCAACCTGTCTGTCCGTGCCCGCAAGTGCATGAGCCGCCTTGGCATCACCACCATTGGCGAACTCGTCCACAAAACGCAGGACGAACTTCTCGGAACACGAAACTTCGGTGTGACAAGCCTCAACGAAGTCCGCGCAAAACTGTCCGAAATGGACCTCAAACTTCGCAACGACTAA
- the rpsC gene encoding 30S ribosomal protein S3, with protein MGQKVRPTGFRIGITEPHRSRWYASKKEFGGLLIEDFKIRKFIKEKYQFAGIPKIEIERTRDQVVVHLFTARPGIIIGRKGQEVDRLKAELEDLTGRRMELKINEINNPSKSAVLVAEDIAQQLQKRGSFRRTLKRSLDQVMESGVHGIKVELAGRLGGAEMSRTEKASRGSIPLSTLQRHIDYGFCAARTAQGIIGVKVWIDLGDYADEENTDGTNAQTSQAPQGSKRSHKR; from the coding sequence ATGGGACAAAAAGTTCGCCCGACAGGATTTCGAATCGGTATCACCGAACCTCATCGCAGCCGGTGGTATGCTTCGAAGAAAGAGTTCGGCGGCTTACTGATCGAAGACTTTAAGATCCGTAAGTTCATCAAAGAGAAATATCAGTTCGCCGGGATTCCGAAGATCGAAATCGAGCGGACTCGCGACCAAGTGGTCGTTCACCTCTTCACCGCTCGTCCCGGTATCATCATCGGGCGAAAAGGCCAAGAGGTCGATCGGTTGAAAGCGGAATTGGAAGACCTCACCGGTCGCCGCATGGAACTGAAGATCAACGAAATCAACAACCCCAGCAAAAGTGCTGTGCTTGTTGCCGAAGACATTGCTCAACAGTTGCAAAAACGAGGGAGCTTTCGTCGCACACTCAAGCGGTCGCTTGATCAGGTGATGGAGTCCGGCGTGCATGGAATCAAAGTGGAATTGGCCGGTCGACTCGGCGGGGCGGAAATGTCCCGAACCGAGAAAGCCAGCCGCGGATCGATCCCGTTGTCGACGCTGCAACGACATATCGATTACGGTTTTTGTGCTGCGAGAACAGCTCAAGGCATTATCGGCGTAAAAGTTTGGATCGATCTCGGCGACTACGCAGACGAGGAGAATACCGATGGCACTAATGCCCAAACGAGTCAAGCACCGCAAGGTTCAAAGAGGTCGCATAAAAGGTAA
- the rpsS gene encoding 30S ribosomal protein S19, which produces MSRSQKKGPYVDDKLLEKVERMNEGGKKDAIKTWSRSCTIVPDFIGHNFMVHNGRAFINVYVTEEMIGHKLGEFAPTRTFRGHGAKGKR; this is translated from the coding sequence ATGAGCCGTTCGCAGAAAAAAGGCCCTTATGTTGATGACAAACTGCTCGAGAAAGTCGAGCGGATGAATGAAGGTGGAAAGAAGGACGCCATCAAAACATGGTCGCGCTCCTGCACCATCGTTCCAGACTTCATCGGCCACAATTTCATGGTTCATAACGGTCGTGCCTTCATCAACGTCTATGTGACGGAAGAAATGATCGGGCACAAACTCGGTGAATTTGCTCCCACTCGCACGTTCCGTGGACACGGGGCGAAAGGGAAAAGGTAA
- the rpsJ gene encoding 30S ribosomal protein S10, whose protein sequence is MAGGERIRIRMEAYDHSVLDTSASDIVDTAKRTGAIVHGPIPLPTRIERYTVLRGPHIDKKSREQFEIRTHKRLIDIMQPTGKTIDALNKLSLPAGVDIKIKATTGGS, encoded by the coding sequence GTGGCCGGCGGTGAGCGTATTAGAATTCGGATGGAAGCGTACGATCACTCCGTGCTGGACACGTCCGCATCTGACATTGTCGACACGGCAAAGCGTACAGGTGCGATCGTTCATGGACCGATCCCATTGCCCACTCGAATCGAGCGATACACGGTCCTTCGTGGGCCGCACATTGACAAGAAATCGCGTGAGCAATTTGAAATTCGGACGCACAAGCGCCTGATCGATATCATGCAGCCCACCGGCAAAACCATCGACGCTCTCAATAAGCTGTCGTTGCCGGCTGGTGTGGATATCAAGATTAAAGCGACAACTGGCGGCAGCTAA
- the rplW gene encoding 50S ribosomal protein L23: protein MSTEQNETEEATQGLALEPYQVVLRPLVTEKGTHISERYNAYTFAVNPLATKTDIKKAVQELWDVRVVKIRTQNRKGKPRRHKISKGRTKDWKKAIVELHEDDRISFF, encoded by the coding sequence ATGTCGACGGAACAAAACGAAACCGAAGAGGCAACGCAAGGATTGGCTCTCGAGCCATACCAAGTCGTGCTGCGTCCACTCGTGACGGAGAAGGGGACTCATATCTCCGAGCGGTACAACGCTTACACGTTCGCAGTGAATCCGTTGGCAACCAAGACTGATATCAAAAAGGCAGTCCAAGAATTGTGGGATGTGCGAGTCGTCAAGATCCGCACGCAAAACCGCAAAGGAAAGCCACGACGGCATAAAATCAGCAAGGGTCGAACAAAAGATTGGAAGAAGGCGATTGTCGAGCTTCACGAAGACGACCGCATCTCGTTCTTCTAA
- the rpmC gene encoding 50S ribosomal protein L29 produces the protein MSTAAELRDMSDEQLEFALKETREELFHLRFQSATERLDAPSQMKRLRREIARILTIQNERKLAGATASEES, from the coding sequence ATGAGTACGGCAGCCGAGTTGCGAGACATGAGTGATGAACAGTTGGAGTTCGCGCTCAAAGAAACTCGCGAAGAACTTTTTCATCTTCGGTTCCAGAGTGCCACCGAACGGTTGGATGCTCCAAGCCAGATGAAACGATTACGTCGTGAGATTGCTCGAATTCTTACGATTCAAAACGAACGCAAGCTCGCCGGTGCGACCGCTAGCGAAGAAAGCTAG